ACGGATACGGTTGTCACACCGGAAGTAAAGAACTTTGATGGATTTACAGCACCGGAGAAACAGCAGGTGACAGTCGAAGGTGATGGAAGAACAATGGTCATTTACCGTTACACAAGAAATGTGCATACGCTGACGCTTAAGAACTACGATGGTAAGACAGATAAGACGGTAGAAGCAAGATATGAAATGTCCATACCGAAGCCGACAAGAGCCGGTTATGCATTTACAGGCTGGTATACAGATGAAAAATGTACGAAAGAGTACAAAGCGAATATGCCGGATCAGGATCTGACACTCTATGCAAAATGGGAAGCAAACATCGTCAACTATGTAGTAGAACATTATCAGCAAAATGTACAAGGTGACGGTTATACGCTGAAAGAAAGCAGTCATGCACGGGCGGCTGCGGATAGCGAAGTGACACCAGAGATCATGAAATATAAAGGCTTCGAGGAACCAAAGACAGAGAAAGTGACCATTTCCGGAGACGGACAGACGACAGTGAAGTACTACTATAAGAGAAATGTACATACAGTCACATTTGACGCAGATTCCGGAACATTCGTTGCAGAAAAGGGTGAGGACGACAGTAAGATTGTCGTGACCGGACGCTATGGTGCGAATATTATAGTGCCGAAAGCGCCGACAAGAACCGGATACCAGTTCCTTGGCTGGGACGAAGACGTTGAAATGACGATACCGGATAAAGACCTTACCTATAAGGCGCAGTGGCTGAAGATGGAATATACCCTTCAGTTCAAGACGGGAGAAGGAACGTCTGTTTCACCAATCAAAGGAAATTACGGCGACAAGATAAATGCACCAGAAAATCCGACAAGAAAAGGATACATTTTCAAAAACTGGAGTGAGAATGGTAAGAAAGTGGACAAGCTTCCGACGACTATGCCGGCCGAAAGTCATATTTACACAGCAATATGGGAGCAGGAGACATACCAGATTACTTATGACTTAAATGGCGGAAGCATGAAGTCCGGGGAGAAGAATCCGACGACTTACAACGTGGATACCACTGTATTCAAACTGAAAAATCCAGTCCGGGCAGGATACACATTTACTGGTTGGAGCGGAACCCAAATTACAGGAGTAAGTGACAATGTGTCTGTAAAACAGGGTTCTACAGATAACCGGACATATAAGGCGAACTGGAGAGAGAATACATATCAGATTACATTTATCTTAAGCGGTACGGAGGCAAAAGGCTCCATGGCAGCAAAGACGGTCAATTACACGGAAAATGTAATACTTCCAAAATGCGGATTCACCTGCAAAGGCCACTCCTTTAAGAGATGGTACACCGTGGATAAGAAGGGCAAGAAGACTTATTACTCTGACCGGCAGAAGGTGTCAAAGCTGACCGATGTAAACGGCGGTGTTGTGACACTCTATCCGGAATGGGAGGCAAATGTGTACAATGTTACATTTGACTATGGTGACGGAAGAGCGAAGACAGTTAGAAAGACCAAATACGGTGATAAATACCAGTTCCCATCAGATCCGACACGTTACGGCTGGGAGTTCAAAGGCTGGAAAAAAGAAGGAGCCAACACAGCATTTGACATGAGTACGAAAGAGCTGCAGCTTCAGGACACGAAAGATATTACCTTATACGCAAGCTGGAAAGCGAACCAAAAATATTCTTACAGACCATCAAATTCCGGCAATACATATCGTGTGACAGATAAACATGAGTATACCAGATTTACTTATTATGTAGACGGTAATCAGACTTCTGTAAAGACAACCGGAGACAGTGGACTGAATCCGGCAAGATATCATTTGAATATGAAGAATATTTCCTATAATGCAGTACATCAGAATTATTCAAAGATGAGGATTAGGATTAGTTACAAGATTAAAATGGTAAAAGATGGTTATTCAGATCTGAGAATTTCCTACCATACGAAATCCGATAATAAGGATCACACAGAGTGGAAGAAAAATACGGAGGATCTGAAGAAGAAAAACGGTAAAACGATTACCTGTGAATATACACTTACGACCGGAAGCAAGATTGATGTGGACAGTCTGACGCTGGAATTTGATGCACATGGAATAGGACCGGATCGATATGATCTCAGCAATCTGAATGTAGATATTACATTTGAGTAGGAGGAAACAGATGAAAGAACATACAGGAAAAAATAAAATATTTATTGTCATTATCATCTGTCTGTGTGCGGTCATCATTGCAGGACTGATTTGTTTCATGAAATTGAAAGGAGGTTCAGATTCGGCTTTTACGCCGGATCTGGATCCAAATGCGAAGACGCAGACGGCAGACGATACCGGGGAAAAACCGATAGGAATCCGGATACCGGGTTATCCGTCCATTACGATTGAGGAAGACAAAAAAGACGTGCAGATGAACCTGATGAATCCGGAAGGAAACCCGTGTTACTTTACATTTGAAATCGTGCTTAACGACACAGGTGAGACCATCTACACATCAAAGATGGTAGAACCGGGGAAGGCAATTACAGAGGTGACATTAGAAAAGGCACTTGCAGCGGGAGAATATCCGGCGACCATCAAGATTACGACAGCATCACTCACGGACGGTTCTGCCATGAACGGGGCAAATGTAGAGACTACATTAATTGCACAGTAACAGGAGGGGAGAACGATGAAAAAGAGAAGTATCAGAACACGAATTTTTTTCGCACTATTGACTCCGGTGCTGTTTACCTGTGTGGAAAAGCCAGCCTATGCAGCAACCACTCAGACGGCAGGAAGTTCAACGGTCACCTATCATGTGGATCCTGCTTACCAGGTTACAATACCGGTAGATACAAGTATGCAGCTCAATGAGACAGAAGTTCCATATGGAAAAATTGTGGTAGATCAGGTGCAGATTGAGGATGGAAAATGTATCCAGGTGTCACTGTTAGCTGATTTTAACTTGAAGAATTCCAACAATTCAAAAGCAATAATTCCTTATCAGATTTTGGCTGGGGACGAGGCGGGAAGCCACCCATTTACATCAGCGCAGTATACAAAAGCCGGGGAAGAGACACCTCTTACTATCGCGATTAAAAAAGAAGACTGGAAGAAGGCGGTGGCCGGACAGTACTCAGATACGGTAACATTTACCATATCCTATGTAGACAAAAGTGAGTAAGGGGGGATTTCATGAGGGAAATAAAAGGAATTTCGTCAGGAAGTGTGGAAAACAGAAAAGTCAGAGTGACAACTGCACTAATTGCGACCATTCTGATTATAGCTGCGACAGTTATTGCCATGTATTTTACAACCCTGTCCGTTTTGGCAGCAGATGCAGGAAGCACATCGAATTTCCAGAGTACCATAAGTACGACTGTACCGGATTCGCATAATATTCGTGTAGAAAAAAGTCATGCAGATGTAGTGATTGAAGGAGAAGAAGACCAGAGCGATGGAAACATGGATAACTTTGTTGTAGATCGTTTTGCCAAGCCGAAGATTCAGATCACACCGGAGAAAGGATGGAAGGTTTCAAGGCTGCTTCTGAATGGGGAAGATGTTACGGAACAGTTCAAGGACGGATATCTGACACTGGAAGAAGTCTGTGAAGATCTGACACTGGTCATTGAGACAGCCGAAGATACCAGCGGCGGAGAAAACAAAGACCAGGACAAAGATAAAGATCCGGGAAAAAATCCAGATAAGGATAAAGATCCGAATAAAGGAACTACAGGCAGTGGAAAGGGAAAGGACTCAGGGGAGAAGACTCCGATGAATAAGCTGAAGAACTGGAAGGCGGCAGTCACAGGAGATGAAGCCAGACCGATGCTTTATATAATAGCAGTGATTGCAGCAGGAGTGATTAGTGTGCTGATATTAAGAAGAAAAAGTAAATAACAGGGCCGGTTGGGGACGGAGTTTAGTGGCTTTTTTGCGAGCAAAAAAGCCACTAAACTCCGTCCCCAAATGGTTCTAACTCCCGTCCCCAACCTTCCATCCCAAAAGGTTTATTCTTTATCTAGTATTTTATTGAACCGGCTTAAGAAAGTTATTGTTGTGATTATCGCAGCCAGTATATCACTGATAGGTTCAGCTAAAAAGACGGCAAATACTTTATTCTGGATAAAAAGTGGCAGGATAAAGATTAAAGGAATCAATAAAATCAGTTTTCTTAAACAGGCAAGCAACAGACTGACCTTTGCCTGCCCAAGAGCCATAAAACTTTGCTGGCAGCAGACTTGAAAACCGAGGGAAAAGATTCCGGCCATATAAATTCTTAAAGCCCATGCAGTATAAGTGATTAATTCCGTATTATTAGAAAAAATTCCGGCAAAGAGTCTTGGAAATGCAGTTACAATAATACAGAAAAGGGTTGTAAATATTGCACATACTTTAAATTGTGTAAAAAAGGCTTTCTTGACGCGGTCTTTATTTCCGGCACCAAAGTTGTAACTCATGATTGGCTGACCACCCTGACAAATTCCCTGAAGCGGTAAGGTGGCAAGCTGACTGATGCTTGTAATAATCGTCATGGCACCAACAGCAATATCTCCGCCGTATCTTGAAAGGCTGGAAGTAAAGCTGATCGAAAGGATACTTTCTGTGGACAGCATGACAAATGTGGAAACACCAAGTGCAAGACAAGGTAAAATAATATCTTTTTGTAATCTAAAATTTTCTTTCTTCAGATGTAAAATCGTCTTTTCCCCAGATAAGAATCTAAGAATCCATATTGCTCCGACTGCCTGACTTAAAACAGTGGCGATTGCAGCTCCTCTTACTCCGAGATTAAATACAAAAATAAAAATCGGGTCGAGAATGATATTGATTACGGCACCGATTATTGTTGTGAGCATGCTGATTTTGGCAAATCCCTGTGTTGTGATAAAGGGATTCATTCCAAGAACAATTAAGACAAAAATGCTTCCAAGAATATAAATTCTCGCATATGCTACAGCATAAGGGAGTGTTTTTGCACTCGCTCCAAATAAAGTCAGAAGTTTTGGTGCTAAAATAAAGAAAATTATGGTAAGGATTATGGCCATAAGAACCAGAAGTGCGAAACAGTTTCCCAGAATTTGTTCAGCTGTTTTGTTATCCTTCTTTCCCATTGAAATTGCAGCACGTGGGGCACCACCGGAACCGGCAAGCATGGCAAATGCATTGATCAACATAAGGATTGGGGTAAATAATCCGACTCCGGTTAAAGCTGCGGCACCAACGCCTGAAATATGTCCAATGTAGATGCGGTCTACAATGTTATATAAAAGGTTAATAATTTGCGCAACAACAGCCGGAATTGCAAGCTGTGCCAAAAGACGTGGTATTTTTTCAGTTTCCATCGCTTGTGTGTTAGACCTACTATTCATATCTGTGTTCTCCTAAATAATTATAAAATCAAAGAGCATTATATCCAGTTATCAACAAAAATTCAAGTATTGGGGAGGGGGTTAGTGAACCATTGGGGGTTAGGGTGCCAGTTGGGGACGGGGTTTGGGTGCCGGTTGGGGACGGAGTTTAGTGGCTTTTTTGCATAGCAAAAAGCCACTAAACTCCGTCCCCAACCGGCACCCAAACCCCGTCCCCAACTGGCACCCCAACCAAATCAACTCTTACCAAATATTCATGATATGTTGCATTATCAGGCTGACTACAGTAATGCCAACCCAGCAGGATGCTCCAAGTAAAATTGGTTTGCCACCGGATTTTACCAGCTTGACAACATTGCTGTTTAAGCCAATTGCAGCCATCGCCATAATGATGAAGAACTTAGACAATTCTTTCAGTGGAGCGAATACATCTGCGCTCACGCCGAGACTCATGCATATAGTTGTGATAATTGCTGCAATGATAAAATACAGGATAAACATTGGAAATGCACGTTTCAGGCTGAAATTTCCGGTTGATTTTCCATCTTTTGCGGCTGACTTTGCACGAATCAAGGACAGAACCAGTGTAATTGGAATGATTGCCAGAGTACGAGTCAGTTTTACAGTGACAGCAGTATTCAGTGTTTCACTTCCAAGATTCCACATACTGTCCCAGGTAGAGGCAG
This Ruminococcus hominis DNA region includes the following protein-coding sequences:
- a CDS encoding MATE family efflux transporter, producing the protein MNSRSNTQAMETEKIPRLLAQLAIPAVVAQIINLLYNIVDRIYIGHISGVGAAALTGVGLFTPILMLINAFAMLAGSGGAPRAAISMGKKDNKTAEQILGNCFALLVLMAIILTIIFFILAPKLLTLFGASAKTLPYAVAYARIYILGSIFVLIVLGMNPFITTQGFAKISMLTTIIGAVINIILDPIFIFVFNLGVRGAAIATVLSQAVGAIWILRFLSGEKTILHLKKENFRLQKDIILPCLALGVSTFVMLSTESILSISFTSSLSRYGGDIAVGAMTIITSISQLATLPLQGICQGGQPIMSYNFGAGNKDRVKKAFFTQFKVCAIFTTLFCIIVTAFPRLFAGIFSNNTELITYTAWALRIYMAGIFSLGFQVCCQQSFMALGQAKVSLLLACLRKLILLIPLIFILPLFIQNKVFAVFLAEPISDILAAIITTITFLSRFNKILDKE